aatCCAGTTTTTCTTTGGATCTGAATGCCACATAAAGCATACTGTGGCACGCAGTGCTCTGGGTTCaaatggggcaaagaaggacgcacaggcagcgttcattatgaacatttattggaacaccagcacacaaaggaaaaaatgctctcggtccgaggacccccttttcctcaaggactttcacctcaagccagccttcccagcctgcttagcgttCTACAGGCTTTCTCCCTTTCTTGAGggggcaaacacagtcacccctgtatattccccgtaagtcccccgagcagttgaacactttattcaaATTTTCCCACagtacaactatttacaatagacctgTTTTCCCACCCAAACTCACAGTAAcatgggtcgttacaatacagtgcagtctgtaaaaaaaaaaaagataaacacaACAGACgagtgcagaaacaagacaagacagtgtagtacacaggccagagtctgccaacaatactacacacacacacacattttcagaaccgcttgtcccatacggggtcacggggaaccggagcctacccgggaacacaggggcgtaaggccagagggggagggaacacacccaggacgggacgccagtccgtcgcaaggcaccccaagcgggactagaaccccagacccaccggacagcaggactgtggtccaacccactgcgccaccgcaccccccccaacaatACTAATGCCTCTAAATCATTAATCCCcaataagcaataaaataataggCTAATTTGTTACATATGTTCTATGAAAGTTTAATACCAAGTACAATATAACTTCCCATTTAGCTAATACTTTTTGCCAAAATGACTTATAATGCCAGGCTACCTATAAGCACATACcaatatatacagctgggtaactttcactggagtaattgagaGTAAGCACCTTATTCAGAAGTACTACTGCAACAGATCggactgaaacctgcaacctttaagtccaaagacagtaggactaaccactatgctacccatcacactgGGACAAATATAgtggaaatcacacacacacacacacacacacacacacacacacacacacacacacacacacacacacacacacacacctgaaaccgcttgtcccaaacggggttgcggcaagctggagcctaacctggcaacacagggcgtggaaccagggaggaagggacacacccaggacgggacgccagtctgttgcagggcacctcaagcaggacttgaaccctagacccaccagagagcaggacccggccaaacccactgcaccaccacaccaccatgcccccctccagtggaaatgtacagttaaaatgtactgtaccaCTACACGTAAGGACAGATGCAAGACAAGATATCAGTGTAAtagaaaacagtaaataaagttttaaataaGAACACTGAAAAGACAGTTTTATGTACACTCTAAAACATggctttatgcagctgcttggtCTTGAATGAAACAGCACAGGGTTGCTAAGTTTTACTCAGTTAAACATGATATATTGATGAATTTCCTAAACATTTTTGGCTTTAGCAAAGTTAAATAATGGGCTTCAATCCCTTGATGCAATTGAAAGGCCATATAATATCAGTCCTAGTCATGAACACTGGATTTTGTCTGccatgattttaaaaagtgacaacTGTTTATTAGCACTCTCAGACCTTCACTGAAACTGTATATCAAAAGCTAATGGTCCTTTCATAGTAAAGCCAATGAAGAATGAAACTCTGCTGTTACCCCTTCCGCCACGTATCTGACTTTTGTAATAGGGTTTGACTTCAATTTTGACACCTTGCTCGGTTTCTAACAGAATTGTGTCCTTCAGCACCTTTCCCTGTGCTCTGTAAAGGAGGTCTTGGactttttcctgcttccatATCGTTCCATTTCCCCACAAAGAGGTGATGGCTTCTTCTGAGTCAACACTGCTGACAACTTTGTTATGATGGATCAACTGGTTGTAGCCTTTCTTCTTACCCAGGTATAAATGGCTGATGGGCCATTTACTATGGCACACTGGTCCCATCTGGTCCCAGTAATCTCTTGACATTTGTGACGCATAACTTCCCAGCTGCTTAGAAAATTCTGGTACATCTGGGCTGCACTTCTGTGATGGCCATAACAGAGCAATGGCAATGAAGTGCAAAGCCAGGCTCTCTCTGGGCAAAATTGGATCCTTAAGAATCCCACAGAGTTCACGTAGAAGGGTTTGAAATGAAGGAAGGACATCTGAGTCTGGCTTGATGCAATGAAGAGCAACAATGGCATAGATAAAATTGACTCTGTCTTTCACAGGCTTTTTCTCAGATTGTGAATTTGACAGAATGAATTTGTATGTTCTGACAATTTCTTCCACGTTTTCACCCGagatattttcagaaatgcatttcagtagTCCAGAATGAGTGTCAGCTTGCATGCTCTccaaaaactttctttttttgtgaatctGAAAGCTCATGGACTCCTTCGGCAGTGAGGAAACATCGAATTTACAAAATAACTCAACGTAAAAATGAAAGCATCTGCGGAGTTCTTCTTGGGTGCTTTGCCCTCGACAATCTGACAGGGACAACTTTGGTCCTAGATTGACAAAAAAGCAGTCAAGGAAATCAAACTGCTTTTTCATGTTACACCGTAAGTTGCAGAGCAGGTCACTGAATTCATGCAGGATATCATAATAAGGTGCATGCACCGTGTCTTTCTTTGATATGTCCtggattttcatttttcctgaCAGAAACATCTTCATAATGTCATGACGAACAGGGTCCCCAGCACTGAAAATGGGAGTTCTTTTCAGAACTTCCAAAATCATCACTCCAACTTGGATTTCTCCAAGGTATCCAGCAGTGTTGAAAGGGCTGTTACCTCTCTTGATTTGATATAGGGATACCTCCTTTTTGGCAGTCTCCTGGGTTTCCTTGAAAGCATCTGTAGCGGAACCGGCCATTTTCAGATATTCCTTCAGCATTTCTGGTGTGATGGGATTATTTGCACTTGCTAAGGCAGATTTCAGCTCGTGCTTGATCACTTGTGCCGCTGTGTCAAAAATGTATGAGTTTCCCTGAGAAAGATCTTTAGCTTTTTTAGCCCAGTCCTTAGCCAGTTTAAAGTCTTTCTTCTTAATATAATGATATCTAGCAAGCAACTGACACATGATGGCATCTTTGTCAAGCCGTTTGACTGCATTATGCAACACGGTTTCTTCTGCCCCTGATCTTTCCTTTATAATAGCCTCTATCAGAGGAGAGAACTTATTCTGCTCCCCACGTACACAGCGTCTTTTCACTAACATTCTGTGGATATACTTCATGAGTTCATCTTTcccctgtacacacacaaagaacttGTCATTGCTCAACAGAAGGTTTGTCAGCTCAGCTCTGGAAACATTGTAAGAGGTTGTAAGTTCCTCTAAACAGTATTCTGCCATCATAGGATGGATGGTCTTCACAGCATCATATATGACTTTGGCTTTCACAGTACAACGAGTCACAAGAGTGGAGAACTTTCCAAATTCATCCTCTACATTGTGGGATGCATAGTATGGCTTTGTTTCCAATTCAAGAAATTcttcacacagagacacagagagtgATGAATTCTCGCAGTAGacattcaaaagaaaaatggcaGAAATTAGCTGAGCATGCTTGCGATCAATATCAAAGCGCTTCAGTGTATTTCGAGCAACACCTTGGATGTATTCTGGTAAgaaatttttcttcattatcaTAAAACCATAGAATGTCTCAGCATTCTTGTAGGTCTTCTCAATTTCCTCTAACTTCTTTTCAAACTGCTTCTGCTCTGTTTCTGAAAGTTTATTCCCAATGAAGACAATGTTTTTCGACAGTGCACTGTGCTCTACTAACTCTGCCCGCATGCAGTTGAGTAGTATTACTTGTGGGCTTTTCGAACAAAGGTCCTTCTTGGCCAACTCGTTGTCAATGTGCCATTGGAGATCAAATACAGAATCCATCTCATCAAAACCATCTACCATCAGGAGCACCGGAAGTGGAATGGATTGTTCTGCCACCTCACATGTCAATAGTTGTACCACCTGGGAGGCAACACTGGATTTATCAAAAGATCCCTCCTTTAAAACAGCACAACGGTATTTTTCCTTCAGTGACCACAGGACATGCATTGCCAGGGTTGTGCCACCACAACCTGGGAGATGTAACACATGAAGGGATACACAACCTTGCCTTAAAGTAAGTAATTCTGgaatgacagtttttttaatggatttatATCCATCCCTCTTGATGAATGGCATAGATCCTGGTTGCTCAGAAAAATAGAAGTTCCACCAAGACACTTTCCCTCCTTTGTAAAAAGTTTCTTCTAAACACCGCTTGTCCTCACTGCCACCTTCACATTGGTTCACACAAAGAATGCTAAGAGTGTCCAAACAgtcttcttgctttttttttaaaaggacttTGCTTCCCCCACTACAAGGCAAGAATCTATTGGATCTGCAGTTGTCTGACCAGAGACTAAGGACGGTGCCATTAATTTCGGCAAGACTAAGTTCATAGATGGACCTTGATGAGATGTCAACTCGGTAGCGGGTGTCAATAAGGTCTTTCCAACTGGTGAACACTGTTTCATTCTCACAGAGACAAAGGATTTGCTGTGTACCTCTGAGTTCTTGCCAGAATATGCTGAATGTCTCCAACATGGGATCCATCATGTCAGTAACACTGGATAATAGCAAAAAGACAACTAGAAATCTTTTCTGTGGCAGCACGTCCTTCCGGCACAGAAAGGAAATCACATCTCGAACGGATGCTGCTTTTTCTGTTAACCAGGTATCCAGATCTGAGGGTGCCTGTGTTGTCTTACATCCATTACAGAAAACCCAGCTGGTGTTTTTCATTAGTTTCAGCTTGGCAGCGATGTCTTCTACTGGTCCAACAATTTTGTACTCCTCTGGAAGGTGAATGTTTACCCTCCGTTGTTCATCAAAATACTTAAAAAGCCCATTTTCTGAAGACTCCGAGTCAAAGTCTAGCACAACTGTTGGGTTTAACTCAGTAATAAATTCCAGTGATTCAAGTTGCACCTCATGGGATTTATTAGTCACCAGAATATATCTCTCAAAGCGTGACTTATCCAAGGATTGTGACCCACCTGTTATCATTTCACCGAGCCTGGAGCCCTGTACACTCCTTTTAACATCAGTCAGGTGTTTTCTCTCTTCTGTTTCCCTTGATTCAGCCAGTTTTCTGATATTGGCAACAAATCTGTTGAATTCTTCCAAGGGCTTACTGTGACTGGTTGGTGCTAGAAGGTTTCTGCTGCTGGAACCATCACGGATTAAGAAAAGCTTTCTCTTCTGCTCCTCTTTGTCACCATCTTGAATTTTACTCTTCTTTTTGCATTTCCTCCTATCTACACTGAATACATAATAGATGTTTGTTTGACATATAGTGTGAGCTGGCACAATGTCAACTTCAATTACACACTTCTCTGATGATGTCATGTTGGGGTTGAGGACAGCCACAAAACGAGGTGgcttaatacattttttggcTTCCTCAAAATGTTTGTACTCAAAGGAACCCTCTATGGCGTGGTGTAATTCTTTAACAAAACCTTCCCTGTCATCGACAGTAACCCCTAAAATTTGCCCATGGATGAAGTCTGGCGTGTCACCCACCCCAAAGTGAATAGTGCCATTGGTGCGGCTGTTCATACAGGCTGCAGCAAACTTAATAACTTCCTTTGTAAACTTTGACATTTTACCTTCATGACTTGACTCTCCGGTGTTAATATATGCTTTGAACTCATGACAGGGCTCTGTAAGGTTTGACGGACCTGTTTCTGTGACATCCAAGATGCTATCTGCCTTGTATCTATAGGCATCGTGGAATCGATTAAATGGATAGGGCTTACATAGTCTTGGGTGGCTGCCTGCCTGATTTTTCTTAGATTTTGCAAGTTCATCCCTTCTCTTGAGGATCAGCTTTGCTGGTCCTAGTGTGATATGTAAGCTCTGCAAGTCAGATTTCTCAAGTAAAAGCAGACTAGCTCCACAGATGTCCTGCTCATAAAATGTATTCACAACTTTCAGGTCCACAAGGTTCTCCTTAAGAAGCCATTGTCTGACATGATCTCTAGTCCAGGCTTTAATGTCTTCAGGTAGCTCTCCTTCACTTTCTGCagactgagggaaaaaaaatcaagtaaatCTTTAGGAAATGTGACTATGAAAACATTTGcaacattaaaaatttaaagagaaTTGGGTTGATGGGTTTGTGTTTCATGCAAAAAGTGTGTGATATAAAACTGTGGTCTAACAGCCTTGAAAAACTGGAGCAGATGACACCAGTGAAACAACCAGTTTGCATGTGATGTTTGTTATGGTAGGCACAAAACACCAGGAATATTTCCACTGAATGGTATTTGTGCTGTGAAGAAAggattacatttcattaaacttGATTTGCAACACACTTTTTCAATAGGTTACAAATGGCAAAGGCAGACATTTTAGAAGCTAACAACTgtcagatttaaaaatgtatattattattattattattattatttttattattaacaataataacaatttgcAGCAATAATAATTTGCTCCAGTATTCTAGTGATATTTAGGAaaattggtttggggttttcGAATGGGCTGGGaacgcattattatttttcacgcTTAAAATAATAGATTCATTTCCTAACTCAAGGGATGTCTataattgtaaaatgtaaa
Above is a genomic segment from Scleropages formosus chromosome 5, fSclFor1.1, whole genome shotgun sequence containing:
- the LOC108930798 gene encoding sterile alpha motif domain-containing protein 9-like, with the protein product MAQLPAEQSAESEGELPEDIKAWTRDHVRQWLLKENLVDLKVVNTFYEQDICGASLLLLEKSDLQSLHITLGPAKLILKRRDELAKSKKNQAGSHPRLCKPYPFNRFHDAYRYKADSILDVTETGPSNLTEPCHEFKAYINTGESSHEGKMSKFTKEVIKFAAACMNSRTNGTIHFGVGDTPDFIHGQILGVTVDDREGFVKELHHAIEGSFEYKHFEEAKKCIKPPRFVAVLNPNMTSSEKCVIEVDIVPAHTICQTNIYYVFSVDRRKCKKKSKIQDGDKEEQKRKLFLIRDGSSSRNLLAPTSHSKPLEEFNRFVANIRKLAESRETEERKHLTDVKRSVQGSRLGEMITGGSQSLDKSRFERYILVTNKSHEVQLESLEFITELNPTVVLDFDSESSENGLFKYFDEQRRVNIHLPEEYKIVGPVEDIAAKLKLMKNTSWVFCNGCKTTQAPSDLDTWLTEKAASVRDVISFLCRKDVLPQKRFLVVFLLLSSVTDMMDPMLETFSIFWQELRGTQQILCLCENETVFTSWKDLIDTRYRVDISSRSIYELSLAEINGTVLSLWSDNCRSNRFLPCSGGSKVLLKKKQEDCLDTLSILCVNQCEGGSEDKRCLEETFYKGGKVSWWNFYFSEQPGSMPFIKRDGYKSIKKTVIPELLTLRQGCVSLHVLHLPGCGGTTLAMHVLWSLKEKYRCAVLKEGSFDKSSVASQVVQLLTCEVAEQSIPLPVLLMVDGFDEMDSVFDLQWHIDNELAKKDLCSKSPQVILLNCMRAELVEHSALSKNIVFIGNKLSETEQKQFEKKLEEIEKTYKNAETFYGFMIMKKNFLPEYIQGVARNTLKRFDIDRKHAQLISAIFLLNVYCENSSLSVSLCEEFLELETKPYYASHNVEDEFGKFSTLVTRCTVKAKVIYDAVKTIHPMMAEYCLEELTTSYNVSRAELTNLLLSNDKFFVCVQGKDELMKYIHRMLVKRRCVRGEQNKFSPLIEAIIKERSGAEETVLHNAVKRLDKDAIMCQLLARYHYIKKKDFKLAKDWAKKAKDLSQGNSYIFDTAAQVIKHELKSALASANNPITPEMLKEYLKMAGSATDAFKETQETAKKEVSLYQIKRGNSPFNTAGYLGEIQVGVMILEVLKRTPIFSAGDPVRHDIMKMFLSGKMKIQDISKKDTVHAPYYDILHEFSDLLCNLRCNMKKQFDFLDCFFVNLGPKLSLSDCRGQSTQEELRRCFHFYVELFCKFDVSSLPKESMSFQIHKKRKFLESMQADTHSGLLKCISENISGENVEEIVRTYKFILSNSQSEKKPVKDRVNFIYAIVALHCIKPDSDVLPSFQTLLRELCGILKDPILPRESLALHFIAIALLWPSQKCSPDVPEFSKQLGSYASQMSRDYWDQMGPVCHSKWPISHLYLGKKKGYNQLIHHNKVVSSVDSEEAITSLWGNGTIWKQEKVQDLLYRAQGKVLKDTILLETEQGVKIEVKPYYKSQIRGGRGNSRVSFFIGFTMKGPLAFDIQFQ